Within the Platichthys flesus chromosome 8, fPlaFle2.1, whole genome shotgun sequence genome, the region GTAATGTCAAGCTCCTCTCTTTGCTCTCAAAACAAACTCAATTCGTGGAGGTTGTAAACATGTCTATTAGTTTCTGCTTCACATGAGTTCATCACATCAGCTTCACATTCCACATCAAATGTGTGTTCTGTTGGACTCAGGTGTGGCTGTTTCTTAATTGATTGATTAGGTTTATGCAACAGAACCACTTGATAACTTTGTGACGGAACACAAAACCCATTATAATAATGGAAGTAGCCTTTAGAAGACGGTCACAAATGGATGCACTTGGCTACTCATGTTCGTCTGTTGACACCTGGCATTGAAATGCCCCTGTGACCACATCTgtgctctatatgcaaatacacacatcccaaaaaaaattctgtttatGAAACCTCACTCTGTTTTTACCctgtctgagtttacagatgtgtccattgtcaatgtgtttgtgtggctgcatAGTATCTGCATCATTTCATGCAGGTGTACAGGTTCCTCACATCAAAGTGAAACTCAGTCTCACTGGTCAAACCAAGTCCTTGGTTTAGACATATTTTTTAACACCAAATCTAACATGTAACATTTCCCCCTGGTGAGAAGATGAAGTgtacagtgtgtttctgtgtctggtAATGCTTGATTCACCTGTTGTATATACGTAACCCAAAACTCACTGGATGATGTCATGATTGTCACAGGAAGTTGAAGACAGAGTTGCTGGACGTGAAGAGGAAAGGGGCCAAACGTGGCAGTGGAAAATACAGTCAGCGTATTTGTGGCCGATGCCTGGAGCCTCTGAGTCGACTGACTTTTTTCTCCACTCAGTGCAAGACGTGTAATCACCACGTGTGCAGCAACTGCCGAACGACCCTCCCCAATGGATCCTGGCTGTGCTCTGTGTGCGCCAAAGAATCGTGAGACACCATTTTCTACTTGCTGCtcctcagaccccccccccccctcctctcctcctatgACTAGATTCCTGGTTTGTTTATCTTGTGCACACACATGGTTTGTTGGTCTCACTGTGGTTTCGCACTATTCCAAACAAGGATGTGAATGACACCGGATTGAAATagtcacaaacaaaaaaaagttgtaaggagagaaatgtattttatagaATATTTGATACGGTTGTTTCTATTATTTTGTCCTACATAATTAtacaaatgagaaaagagtAAATGATAGGAATGCCTCTCTGTATAATGTAATGAGATGAATGgagattttaaaatatttggCAGCCTTTAACAATCCCAAATGTATCTGTCACTATATCAACATGTCAGTAATGTTAATAACAGTAATGCTCAGCATGTTGAAACACACTGATGAGCTCACAGTGTGTGGGGTAAACATTAACTCCAGTGGCATTCAGTTGTTGAATGTATGTTCATCCAGTTTCctttaaacctttaaaatgtgtttgtttcttccaGGGATCTGAAGAAAAGGACGGGTGACTGGTTTTACGATCAGAGGGTCAACCGGTTCTCTGAAACGCCAGGACACAACCTGGTGAAGGTCTCGCTCAAAAAGAAACCCCTGTGTGAgtacaggaagaggaagtgggtATCAACGGTCCAACTAGGAATGTAAACAGCTTTCAGCCGAGCCCACGGTCACAGATATCTTTAGTTCAAGagtggaaggagagagatgTTGAAAAATGCATTACCATGAGAGCATTGTGTTTgactggtatgtgtgtgtgtggttttattCTGTGTTAAAGTGAAGAAGCGTGAGACGACCGGAGAACAGCTGCtgagaaatacagaaattaaCCCAGATCCTACCTTTCCCGTGCCTCTGCCCAGGCAGAAAAATCCAACGGACAACAAAGGGTTTGTCCTCATTCTTTAGTTTTATcagtattaaaaaaattaagataTTTCTGAAACACTTCTCATCATTTTGTCAAATGTTCTCTGTCAGACATTCAAACAAGAATTCAGGTGCTTCGAAGGAATCGTTTGAATCCAAGGAGGACATTGCGTCAAAGTTGACGTGCAGTGATACAGAGTCTGCAGAAAATGCCAGTTTGAGCAGCAATAAAACTGAGCCTGAGTCCGGCCGTATGACCCCTGAGCAGCCAAGGTAAACTAATCTACAGTTATTCTGAAATGAACAAACACTGCTAACCAACTTCAAACAACGTGTGAGGTGAAGATAATGCAGAGATTAGCCTCCCCCCCACGGCTGGTCTCAGTCCGGCCTGCTCCAGTGTAGGACTGGAAACCTTTAGTCTCTACTCTAATCATTTGAAATACGGTAAGGTTGATGACTAAACaagttacattttaaatttatatataatgcTTTCAATTATCAAATGATTTGCAGAGTAACAACAATACTTTTTTACACATTATTAATATTGGCTTGGAATTCTAAATGTCATAGTTTCCATTAAAAGGTGTTGTATTTGATgatgttgaaaatgttgaatcTTTTATTGAAGttctaataaaaaaatctgcaatATCAGTGGCCAAAAATATaagtcatttatttaaaatgatgtcCTGTCATCTGATATTAATGATATCAACAAGCATAATTATTAAATAGACTCCACATATGATTTAAAGATATGCTGCGATTTCCAAATATTATAATGTGAATGAGGGGTGACATCTACGCTGTAAAGTTAAAGGCTGCCTGTTTTaactgtttttgatttaactGTATTTGATTTTACCGTATGTTGTCAACAAGGAAAGGGAAGCAGTCTCTCCAGTCCAGTCCAACAGGCTCCACTGTTTCCAGTCTGACCATCCCAGTCAAAACACATGTCATCACCGTCGACACCAACACAGAAGAGAACACCGTGAGATGCTTTTAAATTAACGTGCTCTCAAATTATTgtatcttttttctcttctgacTGTGTCTCCCATTTTTCTGTCCCCACAGGCCCCAGAAGTAAAACCCGTCAGTCCGAGCCCGGAGTTGGACGTTGACAGACTTTTCAAGAAGAGCCTCAAACGAGGCTCTATTCCTCCTGGTTAGTATCTTCATCTCACCATGTGCAGTGCAGTTGATTTTATTCCTGAATCAAATGACAAACAACGTCTCTATACATGTGTAAAACTCACTGTCTTCACATTTAGAGTCCGTGTCGACAATCGACTTGCGCGAAGCAATCGAGGCACCTGACGCCTCGATGGGCAACAGGAGTCGCTCTGTACCAGGCTTAGAAGTTAAGGTGAGTTGTTTACTGAAAGCATATCTAGATTTTGATATTCTTATGCACTGcttttatatattacattaaaaGTTAATGTCTGGCATTTAGTTAAACATTGGCCTCGGTTATTCTTTCTTTTGTGAAAGAACCAGAATGAAAAACCTCAGTGTAGGGACACAAAACTGATCCTTGCGTGTTTAACATTTACAACCTCTCCGACACCACAACTTCTGAAGGATATTTGTGTTCAGATATTTGCAGGATTGTAATTATTGTTCTGGCAGTTACCTTATCATTACAATGACAGTAAATGAATGTATGTGTTTTGAATGTACTTGCATActttattgtatttcttttatttatatttaacatttcaattGATTCATGGAATGGACTCTGCAAGAAAAGACCAATACAGTTAAAAGTGAGCAAAACAAACCAACTACAGAAAGATTCTTATTAAAACGTTTTGTAGACACATTTATTCGTGGTCCACTGAGGCTTGTGCACTTGTTGAAATTCTCTGGATGAGGAGAGAAACCCTCAAACTTGGCCTTTACATTTGATGTTTCATATATCTCAACATTTTCCAACTATTTCACCACATGTCCACATGTCCACGAAAACAGTTGACTAAATTTCCATTCAtgataaactaataaaaaataGGAGAAAAGGTCAAATATCCTGGGAAATGttgcattttacattattttcacAACTTAAGTTCCTCAAATATGTGAGTGACCGTTCAAATATGAATCACTGCAgctgttttttggggggtttagAGATCAGCGATGCTTTCTATCCAGCTTGTGGTAAGCGGTTGTATGAGCTTCATTGGTTTGCATGTGTGGTTTTGTTCCACTATCTCCCAGTGGGTGCTGAATTCTCCACTTACTATTACTAGTTAAGTGTGATGAAGCGTATGATGAGGCCCAGTGGAAGTTAATCATCCAAAAATACTCAACTGTAACTTTGGAATTTCACATTGACCTGTATCAAAATGTATGAGTGGATGAGTAGAGTTCtagaggtttaaaaaaaaaactgaataatgtaTAAAGGACtattatatgaatattaaaacagAGTATTAAAACAAGGAGACTGTTGTAAAAGACAACAATTGGTGGTAAATTACCAGATACATTTCTGGTAATCCATTATCTTAGATGTCGTAGAATCCTGGGTAAAACTAgtcccactgtgtgtgtataattttAAATGTCCGTTATCTCACCACAGGAagctgaagaggaagatgaagatatTGACAGCCTGGTCAGCTTTCACAAAAGGTCAATGgcgtccagctcctccagcctgCACAGCTCAAAGGTGAAGCATTGACGTTTCTCCCAGCTCTCGTTTACTCGACTGAAGGCTCCTTGAGGAAAAACCATTTCAGACCAAAGCTGATGTTGGATCATCTGAATGAGCATCTACAGGCTCAGGGAACTTCCAGCACATAAGAAAGTGTGAAATCGATGTGTACAGTCGACCAACATGTCTCCACAGTAATTAAAGCTGAGGCCAGGATGACTCCTGTTGTCACTCTGGATTAAGATATTGACAGAAaccttctctctgtttgtccctGACTCATTTTCTCCACCCTCCAGTGTCTCTTATGTTAcatatcatttatttgttttatgtgttatttctctttgttctgcagcattaatcatttaaaacacGTCTGTGCAATCGTAATCTAAATGTCAATATTTCGTGCTAATGAAACAGGAATTCTTCATGATtatccacgtgtgtgtgtgtgtgtgtgtgtgtgtgtgtgtgtgtgtttccacagagcGCGCTGGGCAGCACGATGAGTATTTACAGTGAGGCAGGAGACTTTGACAGCGTGGAGGTGAGCGGGAACATCGTCTTCTCTATGAGCTACGACGAAGACAGCCAGAGCCTCCACGTCTTCATCAAGGAGTGCCACGGGCTGGCTTACGCCGATGCCTCACGGCAGCTTTCAAACCCGTAACTATCAAACTTATTGACTTAGCGTGGCTGTTGTGTGAATCTCCGCTTGGCCGAACGCGTCGTTTGGTTAGCACAGTTTGCTCAAGACTCAaaactctgcagcagctgtggccaAACCCTGACTCTGAGAGAATCTTTTCCACTGAACACACACCCCTCAGTGATGTTAGCAAAGCTTTGATCAGTGTGGAAAAGAGGTGGCCATGTTTACAAAGTCGCGATAATCACGTCCCAGATGTGATTCCTGCGAGATTTCCAAGGGAATTGAATGTCAACAAATATCTTTTCAGCAGCTTTGAATCAGGAAATTTCATCAGAACACGGACGTGGTGCTCAGGAGGAAAAGCAGGTTGACCTACTTGGTTGATTTTTGTCTTTCAGTTATGTCAAGTGCTATCTGCTCCCCGACAAATCTCGCCAGAGCAAAAGGAAGACCACCATCAAGAGAAACACCATCGACCCCGTCTATAAAGAAACACTTAAGGTGGGGGTTTATATCTGGCACCTCTCAAACGGCACCGCAGCTGCTGACCTTATCCTGTTTACTGAATGACACTCCCTGATTAGTGACCTTGCGCCGTGCCTGCTGCAAACAACGACCACACCTACAGGGCCCTTACGATTGATATTGACATTGCAGATTAGAATAACTCTTGTCAAATATTGATTTTTGTCTTGGCCTCTAATGTAGAGTCAGCTTGAATCAAGGGGCAAAGAAAAGGGCTAGATATGCTAGATCCATTTGTAATTTTATATGTTTAGCTTAGTTTCTTCAGGAGAATTTAACTACAACTTCCAATAAACTCTATTCTTGTGTTAATCAATGTTAcatgatttaattaaaactcCCTCAGCTCCAGAGCATTATATTATAAACAGTGAGACTTCTCCATCACTGTATCATCTCTGAATCATCcactcttctccttctcctcctcctcctcctcctcctcctcctcctcctcctccagtacTCCATTAGCCGCTCTCAGCTGTTCACCCGCTCCATGTTAATATCAGTGTGGCATCACGGTCGCCTCAGCCGCAACGCCTTCCTGGGAGAAGTGGAGATCCCTCTGGACTCCAGAGACCTCGACTCCCCAGACGAGGAGAATGTGGCTCTGATGTCAAAGGTAGAACAGAACTTTGGTTTCTGTCTCATACTATGTGTAAGAGGTGTCCAATGGAGGGGCCCTAGTGTGTTTACAATCCAATGCATTGTGTGTATCTATGTGGTCCACACTATGATGTTGAGGGATTTAGTAATCAGATCCATTTCTCATAATTTAGTGTCCCAAGCAGAACTGACTCATATACTCattatattttttgatttgGTAGAAATAAATGGTAAATTTGGTTTAGTATTAATTGTTATGGTTAATGGAATTTTTCCCCACCCTGTACCAGCCTTATGTttactgtgttgttgtgtgcgATCCTTGTGTGTCCTGATTCTCATGTACTGGTATCAAACAGGCAGCCTCCACTGCACAGACTTCAGCTTTCGCTCAGTATAAAGGAGAGTTGGTGATCTCCTTGAAGTACGTCACACCTAAAAAGCCGGCGACTGAGAAAACCAAAGGTAAAAGTCAGATAagaaaactgtgtttgtttctgactGTCTCATTCGCTCAGCCTCAAATATATCAGAGTGTCTTCTCTTCTTCAGTCAAGAAGAGAGAAGCGGCAACGGAACCCAGGGGAGAACTGCACGTCTTAATCAAAGAGGCAAATAATTTGATGGCAATGCAACCAGGAGGGACATCAGATAGCTTTGTGAAGGGGTTAGTGATCATCTCTCAACTCTCACAACCCCACTCACTGTATTTTCATTAAAGCATTTTTAAACCCACTCTGTGTTTTTGGTTCTCCAGATACTTGTTCCCTACGAAGGGGAAGAGCACAAAGAGGAAGACTCCCGTCGTGAAGAAGAACCTGGACCCCCACTACGACCACACGTTCGTGTACAAGGACCTGGCTCTGGAGCAGCTGAGGGAGATGTGTCTGGAGCTGACTGTGTGGGACAAGGAGGCCATGCTGAGCAATGAGTTCCTAGGAGGGGTCCGCCTCAGCTCGGTTAAAGGTAGGAAACTGAAAGATCTTGTTGACCTAGTGCTCTGGCAGATTAACCGTATCGTATTTGTATTGTGCCACAATAATACACCTTTTGTCCatataaatattgaaactgTTTTATTCTTGCTACTCACGCTGGCTTTGATAAGATCCTTCTCTAACGCAATTTGAGTGTCTTGTGATGGGGACAGAGTTTCTTCTCCTTTCATTAAAAAGAAACTGTATTTAAAGCTGATGATGTTCTTTAAGCAGTCTGACTTAAATCAATGAAGTGCACATGTTCCAAAGTTGCAACTGTTTTAGCTGAAAACTCCCACAAATACAGTGGAACACAAACTTGGGAATATATGTGTGCACAAAACAAGGACTGGATTTTTCTTGAATCATTGACATTAGAAGCACATAAGGAAGTGGTCTTTGAATGACAATATGAAACAGGGGGAATGATCCCAGCAATaaaaggttttggttttgtCTTGAAGAACTGTGAAGCCGGCCTTTAATTCTAGTTCAGTGTTCAGATCCTGTTTTGGAACCAGTGTAGGAACAACTCTTTGACTTTGTTCAGCCCATTACAAAATAACAGTGGAATGAAGGTTGAAAAAAAAGTCTCCATGAAAAGAGAAAGTAACACTTTCTTTCCTAATTTGATTAGTTTTATTACATAAGCTTAAATTGCCTTTACGAGAAGGACATGCTTAATTTTGTTTTACTGCCGAAGCCCCTCCCCAGTGTGACAATTAAGAGCGTTAAAGGAGTTTGGCCTCGTTATTAATAACGGCTAACTCTGCACTAATGCTGCACTTATCTTCACCCCTGCAGGCACTGTAAAAATAAgcaaggaggaagtggaaatggACTCGGTCGGCGAGGAGGTCAGTATGTGGGAGAAGATGATGCAGTACCCTGACTCGTGGGCAGAGGGAACTCTTCCACTGCGATCCAGTATGCGGAAGGAGGAGGGCGACTGAGGACGGCAGCGCAGCCCCGGACCTTCAAGGAAAAGAGACTGAAAGAGGAGACGCTGTGACCTCTGAGACGAAAGTGAGATAAATGAGGAATGTGGATTTGTTGTATTTCATCCGACTCATCAGTTTACTGGCCTCCTGAACAACAGACATCTGTTcacaccccctcacacacacacacacacactgcagactgGTGCTACTGTAGGGCCAAAGCATACAAAACTGTCTTTAATCCAAGAGCATTGACACAGgcgttttatattttttaaattcaggCTTCATACATTAAAATCATGCACAGCACTTAGCACAGAGACGGTGtcacaaatgtgtttctttatAGCTGTATACAGAATGTGTGTTGTTGCATTCTACAAATTGTGGTAAGTTTAATctgcaacattttattttgcacaaatattatcaaataaaattatatttata harbors:
- the sytl4 gene encoding synaptotagmin-like protein 4 produces the protein MPQAADMISLSFLSDSERERILEVLQRDEELRQGEEQRVRKLKTELLDVKRKGAKRGSGKYSQRICGRCLEPLSRLTFFSTQCKTCNHHVCSNCRTTLPNGSWLCSVCAKESDLKKRTGDWFYDQRVNRFSETPGHNLVKVSLKKKPLLKKRETTGEQLLRNTEINPDPTFPVPLPRQKNPTDNKGHSNKNSGASKESFESKEDIASKLTCSDTESAENASLSSNKTEPESGRMTPEQPRKGKQSLQSSPTGSTVSSLTIPVKTHVITVDTNTEENTAPEVKPVSPSPELDVDRLFKKSLKRGSIPPESVSTIDLREAIEAPDASMGNRSRSVPGLEVKEAEEEDEDIDSLVSFHKRSMASSSSSLHSSKSALGSTMSIYSEAGDFDSVEVSGNIVFSMSYDEDSQSLHVFIKECHGLAYADASRQLSNPYVKCYLLPDKSRQSKRKTTIKRNTIDPVYKETLKYSISRSQLFTRSMLISVWHHGRLSRNAFLGEVEIPLDSRDLDSPDEENVALMSKAASTAQTSAFAQYKGELVISLKYVTPKKPATEKTKVKKREAATEPRGELHVLIKEANNLMAMQPGGTSDSFVKGYLFPTKGKSTKRKTPVVKKNLDPHYDHTFVYKDLALEQLREMCLELTVWDKEAMLSNEFLGGVRLSSVKGTVKISKEEVEMDSVGEEVSMWEKMMQYPDSWAEGTLPLRSSMRKEEGD